Proteins found in one Syntrophales bacterium genomic segment:
- a CDS encoding LptE family protein encodes MICKKINRFIGLITSAALLLLITGCGYHFTPAGEHVGTRIQKVFVDTFSNRSSEAYVENYLRKAFIDEFIEGRRFKLVGRPEMADAVLRGSIKSLTTAHLSYDINNIAVEERVTMTMEIIFEEQGTHEIIWSNKDLLGMEDYQVTDQLASENSRKNALIKLSNDSAEKVYRLMMSGF; translated from the coding sequence ATGATCTGCAAAAAAATTAACCGTTTCATCGGCCTGATAACGAGCGCCGCTCTCCTCCTGCTGATCACAGGGTGTGGTTATCACTTCACGCCGGCTGGAGAACATGTAGGTACGCGTATTCAAAAGGTTTTTGTTGACACATTTTCCAACAGGAGCAGCGAGGCCTACGTGGAAAACTACCTCCGGAAGGCCTTCATAGATGAGTTTATCGAAGGGAGGAGATTCAAGCTGGTTGGAAGACCGGAGATGGCAGATGCTGTATTGAGGGGAAGCATAAAAAGCCTTACCACCGCCCATCTCTCTTACGACATCAACAACATCGCTGTGGAGGAACGGGTGACGATGACCATGGAAATCATCTTTGAAGAACAGGGTACCCATGAGATTATCTGGAGCAATAAAGATCTTTTGGGAATGGAAGATTATCAGGTCACTGACCAGCTTGCCAGCGAAAACAGCCGGAAAAATGCCCTCATCAAGTTATCAAACGACTCAGCCGAAAAGGTATACAGACTGATGATGTCCGGCTTTTAG
- a CDS encoding nucleotidyltransferase family protein, producing MKSRKKLELTAEKVFSILREHSDTLERLSVKKIGVFGSYVRGEQKSRSDIDFLVDFEKPTFDNFMDLVFSLEKYLGRRVDVITEGSLSPYIRPYVEKEVRWYEV from the coding sequence ATGAAATCGCGAAAGAAGCTTGAACTGACGGCAGAAAAAGTTTTCAGCATATTAAGGGAACATTCCGATACATTAGAAAGGCTTTCCGTCAAAAAGATCGGGGTGTTTGGCTCCTATGTGCGTGGCGAGCAAAAATCTCGGAGTGATATAGATTTTCTTGTAGATTTTGAAAAGCCTACTTTCGACAACTTTATGGATCTCGTATTTTCTCTTGAGAAATATCTTGGCAGACGAGTGGATGTTATTACGGAAGGCAGCCTTAGCCCTTATATCCGCCCTTATGTGGAAAAGGAGGTCAGGTGGTATGAAGTCTGA
- the cas1c gene encoding type I-C CRISPR-associated endonuclease Cas1c, with protein sequence MKKLLNTLFVTTQGAYLAKEGETIVVKVEKEIRLRLPVHTIGGIVCFGNVACSPFLMGFCAEKGVGISFLTEHGRFMARVQGPVSGNVLLRREQYRRADDPQVSADVARSVLTGKIANSRKVLQRALRDHADKLAADQVGFAIKRLNNYLELLNQDQSLNALRGCEGDAAHIYFNVFDHLIVAQKEAFSFQERNRRPPLDNVNALLSFIYALLVHDVRSALETVGLDPAVGFLHRDRPGRPSLALDLMEEFRPFLADRLVLSLINLRQVQGKGFNKTDSGAVMMTDDTRKTVLIAYQERKQEEIQHPFLDEKVSIGLLFHMQALLMARYLRGDLDGYPPFIWK encoded by the coding sequence ATGAAGAAACTTCTTAACACCCTTTTTGTCACGACGCAGGGTGCCTACCTCGCCAAGGAGGGGGAGACGATCGTCGTCAAGGTGGAAAAGGAGATCCGCCTCCGTCTCCCCGTGCATACGATTGGCGGGATCGTCTGCTTCGGGAATGTCGCGTGCAGTCCCTTCCTGATGGGCTTCTGCGCCGAAAAGGGCGTGGGGATCAGCTTTCTTACGGAACACGGTCGCTTTATGGCACGGGTACAGGGGCCGGTTTCCGGCAACGTTCTCTTACGCCGGGAACAGTACCGCCGCGCTGATGACCCACAGGTCTCCGCCGATGTAGCCCGGTCAGTGCTGACAGGGAAGATCGCCAACAGCCGGAAGGTTCTCCAGCGGGCGCTGCGTGATCATGCTGATAAACTGGCTGCGGATCAGGTGGGATTTGCCATAAAGCGCCTGAACAACTATCTCGAATTGCTGAATCAGGATCAGTCTCTCAACGCACTTCGCGGTTGCGAGGGGGATGCAGCCCATATCTATTTCAACGTCTTCGACCACCTGATCGTGGCCCAGAAGGAGGCATTCTCCTTTCAGGAGCGGAACCGGCGGCCACCCTTGGACAACGTCAATGCCCTGCTCTCCTTTATTTATGCTCTGCTTGTTCATGATGTCCGCTCGGCATTGGAGACGGTTGGGCTTGATCCGGCAGTGGGGTTCCTTCACCGGGACCGACCAGGCCGACCCAGTCTTGCTCTTGATCTCATGGAGGAATTTCGGCCGTTTTTGGCGGACCGATTGGTCCTATCCCTGATCAATCTCCGCCAAGTTCAAGGAAAGGGGTTTAACAAGACGGACTCCGGGGCGGTTATGATGACGGACGATACGCGCAAAACAGTGCTGATCGCCTACCAGGAGCGGAAACAAGAGGAAATTCAGCACCCCTTCCTCGATGAAAAGGTGAGTATAGGTCTGCTGTTTCATATGCAGGCCCTGCTGATGGCGCGTTATCTTCGGGGCGATCTCGACGGGTATCCGCCGTTTATCTGGAAGTGA
- a CDS encoding DUF86 domain-containing protein has protein sequence MKSDAQFLRHIFDEINFTMRETRGLAFEDFIKNETLTRACTRSLEIIGEAVKNLSPEFRKRHRAIDWKKLAGMRDKVIHFYFGVNWDIVWDVMENRLPVLKIQIENMLNEMKTKDEETS, from the coding sequence ATGAAGTCTGACGCTCAGTTCCTGAGGCATATCTTTGATGAAATTAATTTCACCATGCGTGAAACAAGGGGGTTGGCCTTTGAGGATTTTATAAAGAACGAGACATTAACAAGAGCATGCACAAGAAGTTTGGAGATCATCGGGGAGGCAGTAAAGAACCTCTCGCCTGAGTTCAGAAAAAGGCATCGGGCGATTGACTGGAAAAAACTTGCCGGTATGAGAGATAAGGTCATACATTTTTATTTTGGCGTGAACTGGGATATTGTGTGGGACGTAATGGAAAATCGCCTGCCTGTTCTTAAGATTCAGATTGAAAACATGCTGAATGAGATGAAAACAAAGGATGAAGAAACTTCTTAA
- the cas2 gene encoding CRISPR-associated endonuclease Cas2, with translation MLVLVSYDVSTVSGAGQRRLHRVAKTCQNYGQRVQYSVFECIVDPAQWATLRQKLIDEIDPQQDSLRFYFLGSNWKRRVEHIGAKKSLDQEGPLIV, from the coding sequence ATGCTTGTTCTTGTCAGCTACGATGTATCAACGGTGAGTGGAGCGGGACAGCGACGGTTACACCGGGTAGCGAAGACCTGTCAGAATTACGGACAAAGAGTGCAATACTCCGTTTTCGAATGCATTGTCGATCCGGCGCAATGGGCGACCCTGCGGCAGAAGTTGATTGATGAAATCGATCCCCAGCAAGACAGTCTGCGATTTTATTTTCTGGGGTCGAACTGGAAACGCCGTGTCGAGCATATCGGCGCCAAGAAATCGCTGGATCAGGAAGGGCCGCTGATCGTTTAA
- a CDS encoding HD domain-containing protein has protein sequence MGYPKIYKGLALIADPIYQYASFTVPSADFSPEKTEKDLLDSPWLQRLRRIYQLQSARWVYPAAEHTRFQHSLGAMHIAGEFGRCLYPSLCEVCRDAPSLNYVEELLRVAGLLHDVGHGPYGHFFDDHFLNQYDLTHEDLGQLIIMRKLNKIISCIRRSPGGPFAKGEPLDPAQVAFLIKMPTAQETRQPKWLQLLRQLFSGIYTVDNLDYVQRDAYMTGFSLDIVDIARLRFYTFFTEEGLTLHQAGISALSRFINARLNLYTNVYFHRTTRALDLHLQEIFRDTMNIVFPANPADALDEYLHCDEWRLFHEVQNWLKNKDPKKRKLGREWEKLHHREIKWKMSFSTEISVDQIQKGTRFSQAGDYEKQIRKHLPAALTRIALRVDLATQDPRPINPMAETEKKINIFNPATGRTSPEPLIDIYRFIPARVVHFRVFSLNHNQDEELSMAAEKTLSALDVVTKTNI, from the coding sequence ATGGGGTATCCTAAAATATACAAAGGGCTGGCGCTGATTGCTGACCCTATATATCAGTACGCCTCTTTTACTGTACCCTCAGCCGATTTTTCTCCGGAGAAAACAGAAAAAGATTTGCTTGATTCACCCTGGCTACAGAGGCTAAGAAGGATCTACCAGCTTCAGAGTGCACGATGGGTCTATCCAGCGGCGGAGCACACCAGATTTCAACATTCCCTCGGCGCCATGCACATTGCCGGTGAATTCGGAAGATGCCTCTATCCGAGTCTTTGCGAAGTATGCAGAGATGCCCCTTCCTTGAACTACGTGGAGGAACTTCTCCGGGTGGCAGGATTACTTCACGACGTGGGGCATGGCCCTTACGGGCATTTCTTCGATGACCATTTCCTTAACCAGTACGATTTAACGCATGAGGACCTGGGACAGCTTATCATCATGAGAAAGCTGAATAAGATCATCAGTTGTATCAGGAGGAGTCCCGGTGGTCCTTTTGCTAAGGGGGAACCTCTTGATCCCGCTCAGGTTGCCTTCCTGATCAAGATGCCGACCGCTCAGGAGACGAGGCAGCCAAAATGGTTACAACTTCTACGACAGCTCTTCTCCGGTATCTATACCGTGGACAATCTCGACTATGTCCAGCGAGATGCCTACATGACCGGATTTTCCTTAGACATTGTGGATATTGCAAGGCTTCGGTTCTACACATTTTTTACGGAAGAGGGTCTGACACTCCACCAGGCAGGCATTTCGGCGCTGAGTCGTTTTATAAATGCGAGATTGAATCTCTACACCAATGTTTACTTTCACCGGACAACAAGGGCGCTGGATCTCCACCTGCAGGAGATCTTCAGAGACACGATGAATATTGTCTTCCCTGCGAACCCGGCTGATGCTTTGGATGAGTACCTACATTGCGATGAATGGCGCCTGTTTCATGAGGTGCAAAACTGGCTTAAGAATAAGGATCCCAAAAAAAGGAAATTAGGACGGGAGTGGGAAAAGCTCCACCACAGAGAAATCAAGTGGAAGATGTCTTTTTCCACAGAGATTTCCGTTGACCAGATCCAGAAGGGAACCAGGTTTTCTCAGGCTGGTGATTACGAAAAACAGATCAGGAAGCATCTTCCTGCGGCATTGACACGCATCGCTTTGCGGGTAGATCTGGCTACGCAGGATCCGCGGCCCATCAACCCCATGGCAGAAACGGAAAAGAAGATCAATATCTTTAATCCGGCTACAGGGAGAACATCTCCGGAACCTTTGATTGATATCTACCGGTTTATCCCGGCCCGAGTCGTCCATTTTCGTGTGTTTTCCTTAAACCATAATCAGGATGAAGAACTCTCCATGGCCGCAGAAAAGACACTCAGTGCATTGGACGTGGTTACAAAGACCAACATATAA
- a CDS encoding Fic family protein — MKSLDRSFLERQAVPLEFAGTLRLLGEYRGKQELYTRQPPQVLNTLKQVAIIQSAESSNRIEGVIVEEKRLKPLLEKEATPRNRSEAEVVGYKNVLSRIHTAHESFKISPNTILKIHRDMLSHTDLPAGRWKNRDNTVEERLPDGRWITRFVPVTARETPYYMNELCGRFNGLWEEGRIDRLLLIHAFVLDFLCIHPFTDGNGRVSRLLTVLLLHQSGYEVSRYISLERLIEDSKESYYNVLNRASERWHEGGHAILPWWQFSLGILIGAYKEFENRVGIIRSSRGAKTAWVRDAIEQLPEEFGVGELVRACSGVSRPMIRLILEALRKEGKLEVLGTGRGAKWKKRDNI, encoded by the coding sequence ATGAAATCATTGGATCGCAGTTTTCTTGAGCGTCAAGCCGTTCCTTTGGAATTTGCCGGGACACTTCGTTTATTGGGTGAGTACCGGGGGAAGCAGGAACTCTATACACGGCAGCCCCCCCAGGTATTGAACACCCTGAAGCAAGTCGCCATTATCCAGAGCGCCGAATCGTCAAACCGTATCGAAGGCGTCATTGTAGAAGAAAAGCGATTGAAGCCCCTCCTGGAGAAGGAGGCGACTCCCAGGAATCGTTCGGAGGCTGAGGTTGTCGGGTATAAGAATGTCCTGTCACGGATTCACACTGCCCATGAAAGTTTCAAAATTTCACCGAACACAATCCTGAAGATTCATCGCGACATGTTGAGCCACACCGATCTTCCCGCCGGGAGATGGAAGAATCGAGATAATACCGTTGAAGAAAGACTTCCCGATGGTCGCTGGATCACGCGGTTTGTCCCTGTCACGGCCCGCGAAACCCCCTATTACATGAATGAGCTATGCGGCCGATTTAACGGCTTGTGGGAAGAAGGCCGGATAGACCGTCTTTTGTTGATACATGCCTTTGTGCTCGATTTTCTCTGCATTCATCCTTTTACGGACGGCAATGGGCGCGTCTCCCGGCTGCTTACCGTGTTGCTGCTCCATCAGAGCGGTTACGAAGTGAGTCGCTACATTAGCCTTGAGCGACTGATCGAGGATAGCAAGGAGAGCTATTACAACGTCCTGAATCGTGCCTCAGAAAGATGGCATGAGGGAGGGCATGCAATTCTTCCCTGGTGGCAGTTCAGCCTCGGCATTTTGATTGGCGCTTACAAAGAATTTGAAAACCGCGTGGGCATTATCCGCTCAAGTCGGGGAGCGAAAACAGCTTGGGTGAGAGATGCCATCGAGCAACTTCCCGAAGAGTTCGGCGTGGGAGAACTTGTCCGTGCCTGTTCGGGGGTGAGCCGCCCTATGATTCGTCTTATACTTGAGGCACTGCGGAAGGAAGGAAAGCTGGAAGTTCTGGGAACAGGTCGCGGGGCGAAATGGAAGAAACGCGATAATATCTAA
- the leuS gene encoding leucine--tRNA ligase: MMNMRYNSREIEEKWQKRWEEEQIFKVTEDPHKKKYYLLEMFPYPSGKIHIGHVRNYTIGDVVVRYKRMRGYNVLHPMGWDAFGMPAENAAIEHGIHPAKWTYENIASMKKQLKRMGFSYDWDREISTCEPEYYRWEQLFFLWMYKKGLAYKKSSTLNWCPHCKTVLANEQVEAGLCWRCGTEVGEQYLDQWFFKITAYVEELLDYCDRLPGWPEKVLTMQRNWIGKSYGCEISFPLAGADGEIRVFTTRQDTIYGATFMLVAAEHSLVMELIEGKPRENEVREFVEKVKKQDRVLRTSESYEKEGIFLDTYCLNPLTNKKIPIYAANFVLPDYGTGCVMAVPAHDQRDFEFAGKYGLPLKVVIQHPDKPLNARTMTEAYVDEGILINSGPFDGMGNMKALEAIAEHLESRGLGKKTVQYRLRDWGISRQRYWGAPIPIIVCKVCGTVPAPESDLPVVLPHDVALTGEGGSPLTRHRQFAETTCPHCGASAKRETDTMDTFVESSWYFDRFCSPHHTEEPGLERKKLDYWMPVDQYIGGIEHAILHLLYARFYTKMLRDFGILSVDEPFTNLLTQGMVCKETMRCGEHGYLFPEEVKDGKCRYCQQEVTIGKTEKMSKSLKNVVDPDYLIGEYGADTARMFCLFAAPPERDLEWSDQGVEGSFRFLNRTWRIVMDYLEDIRGVEPFNGRETLPDNLKNLRRKTHQTIRKVTADIEERFHFNTAISAVMELVNAIYQVERPEKRDLKAISVIRETIEAIILLLAPIVPHITEELWMLIGQEISLADHPWPTYDPTVASEEEITIVIQVNGKVRGRITVPADEDAEIIKSLAISNEKISRLIAGKKVVREVYVPKKLVNIVVQG; this comes from the coding sequence ATGATGAACATGAGATACAACTCCCGGGAGATTGAAGAAAAATGGCAGAAGCGCTGGGAAGAAGAACAGATATTTAAGGTAACGGAGGATCCTCACAAAAAGAAGTACTACCTCCTGGAGATGTTTCCCTATCCCTCAGGCAAGATCCATATCGGACATGTGAGAAACTACACCATCGGTGATGTGGTGGTGAGATACAAAAGGATGAGAGGATACAATGTCCTGCACCCCATGGGCTGGGATGCCTTTGGCATGCCGGCAGAAAACGCCGCCATTGAACACGGAATTCATCCCGCCAAGTGGACCTATGAAAATATTGCCTCCATGAAGAAACAGCTCAAAAGGATGGGGTTCAGCTACGACTGGGACAGGGAAATTTCCACCTGTGAACCGGAGTATTACCGGTGGGAACAACTTTTCTTTCTCTGGATGTACAAAAAGGGGCTTGCCTATAAAAAAAGCTCCACGCTAAACTGGTGCCCCCACTGTAAGACAGTCCTCGCCAACGAGCAGGTCGAGGCCGGGCTCTGCTGGAGATGCGGCACAGAGGTAGGGGAGCAGTATCTCGACCAGTGGTTTTTCAAGATTACCGCCTATGTTGAGGAACTCCTCGACTACTGCGACAGACTTCCCGGATGGCCGGAAAAGGTCCTCACTATGCAGAGAAACTGGATCGGCAAGAGTTACGGTTGCGAAATCTCCTTTCCCTTAGCAGGAGCTGATGGGGAGATCAGGGTCTTCACAACCCGGCAGGATACAATATACGGGGCTACCTTTATGCTGGTTGCCGCCGAACATTCGCTGGTCATGGAACTGATAGAGGGAAAACCGAGAGAGAACGAGGTGAGAGAGTTCGTCGAAAAGGTAAAAAAACAGGACAGGGTATTGAGGACATCTGAATCGTACGAAAAGGAAGGCATCTTCCTCGACACCTATTGCCTCAACCCCCTAACCAATAAAAAAATTCCCATTTATGCGGCGAACTTTGTTCTTCCCGACTATGGAACCGGTTGCGTCATGGCGGTTCCCGCCCATGACCAGAGGGACTTTGAGTTTGCCGGGAAATATGGCCTTCCCCTTAAGGTGGTAATACAGCATCCCGATAAACCTCTAAATGCCAGGACCATGACAGAGGCCTACGTAGACGAAGGTATCCTGATCAACTCGGGACCGTTTGACGGGATGGGAAACATGAAGGCCCTCGAGGCAATTGCAGAGCATCTGGAATCCAGGGGTCTGGGGAAAAAGACCGTCCAGTACCGTTTGCGAGACTGGGGTATATCCAGGCAGCGATACTGGGGGGCGCCGATCCCCATTATCGTCTGTAAGGTTTGCGGCACGGTGCCGGCGCCGGAATCCGATCTCCCCGTTGTTCTGCCACACGACGTGGCGCTCACGGGAGAGGGCGGCTCCCCCCTAACAAGGCATCGGCAATTTGCGGAAACTACCTGTCCCCACTGCGGAGCCTCGGCGAAAAGAGAGACAGATACAATGGATACCTTCGTGGAATCTTCCTGGTACTTTGATCGTTTCTGCTCGCCCCACCACACCGAGGAACCGGGGCTTGAGAGAAAAAAGCTTGACTACTGGATGCCCGTGGATCAGTACATTGGTGGTATTGAACACGCCATCCTTCACCTTCTCTATGCAAGATTTTATACCAAGATGTTGAGGGATTTTGGTATCTTAAGTGTTGACGAACCCTTTACCAACCTTTTGACCCAGGGGATGGTCTGCAAGGAAACGATGAGATGCGGGGAGCACGGGTATCTCTTTCCCGAGGAGGTAAAGGATGGGAAATGCCGTTACTGTCAACAGGAGGTCACAATCGGCAAGACGGAAAAGATGTCCAAATCCCTGAAAAACGTTGTTGATCCCGATTATCTGATCGGGGAGTATGGCGCCGATACGGCCAGGATGTTCTGTCTCTTCGCCGCACCTCCGGAGAGGGACCTTGAGTGGAGTGACCAAGGGGTCGAGGGTTCGTTCCGTTTTCTCAACAGGACCTGGCGCATTGTCATGGATTATCTCGAGGATATCAGGGGTGTAGAACCCTTTAACGGTAGGGAAACTCTTCCCGACAATCTGAAAAATCTGAGGCGGAAGACCCACCAGACAATCAGAAAGGTGACCGCTGATATCGAGGAACGGTTCCACTTCAATACAGCCATCAGCGCCGTCATGGAACTGGTTAACGCCATCTATCAAGTGGAGCGCCCGGAAAAGAGAGATTTAAAGGCCATTTCTGTCATCAGGGAGACCATCGAAGCTATTATCCTGCTGCTGGCCCCCATTGTTCCCCATATCACCGAAGAACTCTGGATGCTCATTGGCCAAGAAATCAGCCTCGCCGATCACCCCTGGCCGACCTACGATCCGACCGTGGCCTCGGAAGAGGAAATTACCATTGTTATTCAGGTCAACGGGAAAGTAAGAGGCAGGATAACCGTTCCCGCCGATGAAGATGCGGAGATAATCAAGTCCCTTGCCATCTCCAATGAGAAGATATCCAGACTCATCGCGGGGAAAAAGGTGGTAAGAGAAGTGTACGTCCCGAAAAAACTGGTCAATATTGTGGTTCAAGGATAG
- a CDS encoding lactate utilization protein produces the protein MGNSDNENPYFARLQNMGKTRGWLLEQRGRKAVEALKKNAFDAIYVSSLEAARTEILNRIPKGAKIGVGGSMTIRQLGVLDTLEKRGHVIYDHWRPGLSEGDILKIRKSHLTCDVFLTSANALTLEGTLVSTDGIGNRVGAMIFGPGRVIVVAGANKIVNDRESAFRRIKEVATPQVVRDMGLELPCAATGFCVDCNAPMRACRVTVILERKPFLSDIHVLIVGEDLGF, from the coding sequence ATGGGAAACAGTGACAATGAAAATCCTTATTTCGCACGCTTGCAGAATATGGGAAAAACCAGGGGATGGTTGCTGGAACAGAGGGGCAGAAAGGCAGTGGAGGCGCTGAAAAAGAATGCTTTTGATGCTATATATGTGAGCAGCCTGGAGGCTGCCCGTACCGAGATTCTCAACCGTATTCCCAAAGGGGCAAAGATTGGCGTCGGGGGTTCCATGACTATCCGACAACTCGGTGTTCTGGATACCCTGGAGAAACGGGGCCATGTAATCTATGACCACTGGAGGCCAGGATTATCCGAGGGAGATATTCTAAAGATAAGAAAGTCCCACTTAACCTGCGATGTCTTCCTCACCAGCGCCAATGCTCTTACCCTGGAGGGTACGCTGGTCAGTACGGACGGGATAGGAAACCGTGTAGGGGCCATGATCTTCGGCCCGGGCAGGGTGATAGTAGTGGCAGGAGCCAATAAGATCGTTAATGATCGGGAGAGCGCCTTCCGGCGAATTAAAGAGGTTGCCACCCCCCAGGTAGTAAGGGATATGGGCTTAGAACTTCCCTGTGCGGCCACAGGTTTCTGTGTGGATTGCAATGCCCCCATGCGGGCATGCCGGGTAACAGTTATTTTAGAGAGAAAACCTTTTCTCTCTGATATCCATGTCTTGATCGTGGGTGAGGATTTAGGATTTTAG
- the cas4 gene encoding CRISPR-associated protein Cas4: MDDELIAISALSHYSYCPRRCALIHIEQVWTENRFTAEGRIMHEHVHDESRESRGDVRIDYGVSLRSLRLGLIGKADVVEFHRQPDGSYLPFPVEYKRGKPKADDCDNVQLCAQAMCLEEMLSVPIPEGALFYGQTRHRLDVVFDDALRQETEETARRAHELIDSGITPKPVYAKRCESCSLVAECLPKTIQKRRSVKSYLTRMLGEP; this comes from the coding sequence ATGGACGATGAATTGATTGCCATATCGGCTCTGAGTCACTATTCATACTGTCCGCGGCGCTGCGCCCTTATCCACATCGAACAGGTCTGGACTGAGAACCGTTTTACCGCCGAAGGCAGGATCATGCACGAGCATGTGCATGACGAAAGCCGGGAATCCCGGGGTGATGTTAGGATCGACTACGGCGTGTCGCTGCGCTCACTGCGCCTGGGACTGATCGGAAAGGCCGACGTCGTGGAATTTCATCGTCAGCCGGATGGTTCCTATCTTCCCTTTCCTGTGGAGTACAAGCGGGGCAAGCCCAAGGCGGACGACTGTGACAATGTCCAACTCTGCGCTCAGGCGATGTGTCTGGAGGAAATGTTGTCTGTGCCGATCCCAGAGGGGGCGCTCTTCTACGGCCAGACCCGCCATCGCCTTGATGTCGTCTTCGATGATGCACTGAGACAGGAAACGGAGGAGACGGCCCGCAGGGCACACGAATTGATTGACTCCGGCATAACCCCCAAACCGGTTTACGCGAAGCGGTGCGAAAGTTGCTCCCTGGTGGCCGAATGTTTGCCGAAAACGATCCAGAAGCGGCGTTCGGTGAAGAGCTATTTGACGCGAATGCTGGGTGAGCCATGA
- a CDS encoding acyl-CoA dehydrogenase family protein: MEAKFYREEHNIFRKSIRDFVNREIKPYGEKWEDERGIPRGLWYKMGEQGYLCPWLEERYGGAGAGFEYSVIVHEELGRSECPGVVNGMGIHSDIIVPYLHHHGNEKQKERYLPGCVTGDIITSLAMTEPEAGSDLASIRTRAVRDGNDYIVNGEKIFISNGISCNLAVTAVKTDSKAKPPHKGISVLLIEEGTPGFSKGRLLEKTGGHSMDTGELIFEDCRVPVENLLGEEGKGFQYLMHNLQQERLILTIDAQVAAEYVLEKTIDYCKTRTVFGCPVSSHQHNTFKIVEMATDVEIGRTFLNSLIEDFIEGRDITLRVSMAKWWIPEMVNRVAYHCTQLHGGYGCMKEYYVARAPGDVRYMTIAAGTTEIMKVIIGNIMGL, encoded by the coding sequence ATGGAAGCAAAATTTTACAGAGAGGAGCATAACATCTTCCGCAAATCCATCAGGGATTTTGTCAATAGGGAGATAAAACCGTATGGGGAAAAGTGGGAGGATGAGAGAGGAATTCCCAGAGGTCTGTGGTACAAGATGGGTGAGCAGGGATACCTCTGCCCCTGGCTCGAGGAGCGCTACGGCGGTGCCGGGGCAGGATTTGAATACTCGGTGATCGTCCATGAAGAACTCGGCAGGTCCGAGTGTCCCGGTGTAGTAAATGGAATGGGGATTCACAGTGACATTATCGTTCCTTATCTCCATCATCATGGCAACGAAAAACAAAAGGAGAGATATCTCCCCGGATGCGTAACTGGAGATATTATTACATCTCTTGCTATGACAGAACCGGAGGCCGGTTCCGATCTCGCCAGTATCCGTACCAGGGCAGTAAGGGACGGCAATGACTACATCGTGAATGGCGAGAAGATTTTTATCAGCAATGGCATAAGTTGCAATTTAGCTGTAACGGCGGTGAAGACAGACTCCAAGGCTAAGCCCCCCCATAAAGGTATTAGCGTACTGCTCATTGAAGAGGGAACTCCAGGTTTTTCAAAGGGACGCCTTCTCGAGAAGACAGGGGGACACAGTATGGATACAGGGGAATTGATATTCGAGGATTGTCGGGTTCCCGTGGAGAACCTGTTGGGTGAGGAGGGCAAGGGATTCCAGTATCTGATGCACAACTTGCAACAGGAGCGCCTGATACTTACCATTGATGCCCAAGTGGCGGCGGAATATGTACTGGAAAAGACCATTGATTATTGTAAAACACGTACCGTCTTTGGATGTCCTGTGAGTAGCCATCAGCACAACACATTCAAAATCGTGGAGATGGCCACCGATGTCGAAATAGGCAGGACATTCCTGAATTCTCTCATCGAAGATTTCATCGAGGGAAGAGACATTACCCTGAGGGTATCCATGGCCAAGTGGTGGATTCCGGAAATGGTTAATCGCGTTGCCTACCACTGTACCCAACTCCATGGGGGGTACGGGTGTATGAAGGAATATTATGTCGCACGGGCGCCGGGAGATGTCCGTTATATGACAATCGCCGCTGGTACCACCGAAATCATGAAGGTGATCATTGGGAATATAATGGGATTGTGA
- a CDS encoding MarC family protein: protein MVTLFQSENWINYLLALIPIFVAIDVIGILPIFITLTEDIEAKERTKIVKQSIVTSFIVSMGFLVLGKFVFRVLGVSISDFKIAGGIILLIIATGDLLFPQKTSRLTSSTLGIVPLGTPLIVGPAVLTTILISVDLYSYLPTIFSLIVNLFLVWFVFSHATRLINMIGEGGAKAFGKVFSLLLAAIAVMMIRRGIYDMLCTN from the coding sequence ATGGTAACTCTCTTCCAGTCCGAAAATTGGATAAACTATCTATTAGCGCTGATACCAATCTTCGTAGCCATTGATGTTATTGGGATCCTGCCCATTTTCATCACCTTAACCGAGGATATTGAAGCAAAAGAAAGGACAAAGATTGTAAAACAGAGTATTGTGACGTCCTTTATCGTCAGTATGGGGTTCCTTGTCCTCGGGAAGTTTGTATTCAGGGTTCTGGGCGTTTCCATATCCGACTTCAAGATTGCGGGTGGCATAATACTGCTCATTATTGCTACTGGCGACCTGCTCTTTCCCCAGAAAACCAGCAGATTAACCAGTTCCACCCTCGGCATTGTTCCCCTCGGCACGCCTCTGATAGTCGGCCCGGCTGTCCTGACAACTATCCTTATCTCTGTTGATTTGTACAGTTACCTGCCAACAATCTTTTCTCTAATCGTTAACCTTTTCCTGGTATGGTTTGTCTTTTCGCATGCCACCCGGCTGATAAATATGATCGGCGAAGGAGGGGCCAAGGCATTCGGCAAGGTATTCAGCCTGTTACTTGCGGCGATAGCGGTCATGATGATCAGGAGGGGAATTTATGATATGCTCTGTACAAATTAG